In Portunus trituberculatus isolate SZX2019 chromosome 28, ASM1759143v1, whole genome shotgun sequence, the genomic stretch TCCCGAGGAGCTCAATGATGTGAGCCAGATGGTCCTCGTCCCGGGTGTAGTCTGTCCCGCTGTGAGGCTCAAACAGGTAGTCTCCTGTGGCCAGCTCAAAGGCCTGAGGATGCACCAAGGCAGGCATCAACAAGGTGGGACTTTGATGTACATACAATGATAACAAAGAAGTCTCAGGTAACTATTACAGATGAATGAGGaactagaaaaaagaatatccaggaagacaagaataaaattaacaaaacaaaaaaatatgcaaagaggAAACAATGGTCATGTCAATGAAAGAACAGATGAACAGCAATTTGGAAATTAATCAACCACCTCAAAAATCTCTGCAAATTGGAATCAATCATAAACTTTGATTTGTTTCATTTAATAAATTTTCACTGATTCTGAGATAAAATTCTGAGTCTTGTttgtgaataaaaataaaatttttgtATAGTGACAAGACAAAGTTGTTCCTGAATTCAGTGTTTATGAACAAAGATCTTGCAGTGTGTGAACAGCAGGCGGCACATTGCTCACCATACAGGCAGTGCTCCAGATATCAGCAGGGGCACCGTAGCCAGCCCCAAGCAGCACCTCCAGACACCGGTACTGTCGGGTCTGGATATCCTCTGTAAAGTGGTGGTCCACCCAGCAGGCATTGCCCAGGTCAGCAATCTTGACCTTCATGTCGCACACCTCGTGGACTGGATCTGGGACGTGGTCGATGGATTTGTGGTCGGGACAGGAGGCCACCCTTCGCATCCctccgctgctgccgccactgccaatattgccactgccaccaccactgttgccaCTATTGAAGTTGGTGAAGTTGGTGCCAATTTCCTCCCCGTCTGAGAAGAAAACCGGGTGTTTCAGGGCCTTGGTGTCAcctgtgtgtggtggagtgggAAAATGAGTATCATCTggggagaaaaaagaacttTACAAGGATTCCTGGACTATATGAGGGGCTTCTGATAAACCCCTACATATGAGACCTTACAAATTCTTACATATATTTACAATTTATCTCATAAATTTCCATGAGGGAAATTCTTCCCCATTATAATTCAGTATTTTCAACATTGTTTAAATTTCTCATATCTCTAGGACCAGTATCATCATTTAACAGCACAATATCAGAAAACATTTACAGATTCATTAGCCACATATACATTGTGaggagacacaaacacaaagtgAACAAACAGCCTAAAACAAATGTCTGGACTTACTGCTTTTCAAGGCAGGAGGATGCAAAGGCTCTATTGAAAAAACAATTGTtagtagagtaaaaaaaagtcaacataTAGGATGACTATGAAAATAATTCCACACCCAGAGACTAATGCACTATCAAAACTATTCCTCTGAACACAAGGAGTTGGCAATTAGGGAATGTGGTTAGCAGGGATTTATTTGGGGGAGAAGCTCAAATTGGAAACAAGCAACAATGTaagcagaaaaacaaacagctcTATAAAATGGGGATGTAAATCTATCTAATCAAACTATTCAAGACAGCCCCCTTCTATGCCTATGTAAAATCAATACTGCTGCTCATATGATGTCAGCACCTTCATCCTCAGGTGGAAGTCTCATGTCAGGAGTGATTTCAGACTCAGAACGGCCCAGCACTGGTCTGGGGCAGTCATGGCCATTCATGAGAGGGTCAAGGGTGAGCCCCACAGCCCCTCCTGGACGCACATCACCTTCACACATCTCAGCCAGACTCTTGCGATGTTCTGTGACCAATTACAAAACAGCTGTTAGTCATGCAACTCAAAACTAGGGCATGAATTAGTCTgtaagtcacacacacaaaacacacaaatggatttttaagaagaaaaagagaatgattaTATACAAACCTGATGAGTGCAGAGGTGAGCAGATGAGACAATGAAGGACAGAATATAAATCTTActcaactaaaaaaaatactgaaaatttaaaaaacaatatataactTCCTTTCCctgagaaaatattgaaaaatcaagatatatgtattttgtatatttttctacagcaataagaaaaaaaactaaggaaagGTAAGTATCTACTGATCACTTACAGGACCTGCATCAGCCTGATGTGTAGTTCCTGCCACAAGGTTTTCTCCTTTGAACCTCCAGCTATCCATCTGTGTTTTAGCTTACCCATGATTCTTTTGCAGACTCTTTCACTCAATAACGTTCATataataaaaccaaaaaatTTAAATCTTCCCAAAAACCTTCAGCATACACCGTAGCAGCTCATGAGGAGATCAATGAGTACACAGTGAGGGACTGGTACTCACACTGGGGCCTAGAGGTGCGGCAAACACCTTTTTGGCAGCAGTGTCTGAGCGGCAACACAACAGAAACCCAGCAAAACTCAACACAACATGCCATAACATAGGGAGAGGTAAAACAAGGCATGGGGGGTACAATGGTCAGTAGAGAATGGGATGGACAGCATGGGGAAGAAGGCCTCAGTGCAAAAAAGTGCAAAGACACCAAGCAGAGGGGAGGCCTTACCCAGCTTCTGTTgggcctcctcctccagggtgaGGGTGGGAGTGATGAGGCAGGGCTGGTCAAGGGGTGGTGGGTGTAGCTGTGGGTGAGACTGGCTGAGCTTTGCTTCACCCTCCTGCAGCAACAgtggctgctgctcctgctgtgcTTTGGATGGCACCTCCTCCAGACTCTTTTGCTTCTctagctgttgctgctgctgctgctgctgttgcctttgcatctgcttctgctgctgctgctgttgttgctgctgctgttgctgctgctgttgtggctgctgctgcagctgctgctgttgctgctgttgttgctgctgctgctgctgtccatTGGTTTGAATCTCAATGCTCGGCTCCTCCAGGCTGGAGTCGTTACTCAACACTGGACACAGAGAAATGCATGTATTAAGGCCAACACATCTCATCATCACATTCAAGGCTTATTTCTCACTAGTCACCTGTATTCTTGCCTCAAGCTACCATCACCTCACCTATCCTTGGCTACAAGAGCCTCACCTgttgtattagtggtggtgatgtcacaAGCCTCCAGAGCCTGTCgagcttccttctcctccatctcctccagttCTCTCATCTGTGTCTCTAGCAGTGCTTGCTTggctttctgcttcttcttcaattttttcttcttattttttgacatttttgtgTTAGGGTCAGGCTGGGAGTAGTGCTTGGGTGCTGTGCTCACTGTGGGCATGGCAGAGGAAAGTAGCTGATAAGTTTGAACAAGTGTACACACATGAACATAGAAAGATTCTCAGTACTGGACACAGACAGTATGATGACTACTTTCATATGATAAAagaaattcaattcaattcttaTCTTATTGTAACTGAAATGATAATGGTTAAACCTGAACCCAGAGATACAGGAATAAAACTTATGAGAAATTAGCCACACATGTCCAGTCACACAACAGTCAGGAtgtgttctatttatttacaaCCAAAAATTTATTCTGTCTAACAAGTTTGTATTTCTATAAATCTATGAATCTACAGCTTTCCAGGATTAGAGGGTATGCTAATGTCCCTCGCCAGTATCACCTACCGAGGGAGCCAGGAAGCTTGAGTCCCATCTTCTGCCACTGTGTTGCTTCATACGCCAACTTGCGGATATAagcctcatccacacacaccagGATGTTCTCAGGCTTAATGTCAGTATGGATGATCTGACACTTGGTGTGTAAGTAGTCAAGAGCTTCCAGCACCTGAGGGAGAAACAACATATGAGGGAAAGTTCAGGAAGGGCACACTAAGTGAGAAATTgtggtaaaaagagaaaagacagactTGTACAAAAGAGGATTTGGGATTGGAGTGTAGTGCAGCTGACTGAGAGATCTATAGGGGATTAGAAAGTGACAAGTGAAGTGAGATATACATTGAAAAAGATGTAAGAATTGCTGTGAGAGGGGAGGATTCAGAGTTAGTGTGTGGAGAAACCAAGTGAGAGGTGCTTGAGTTGTGTGTTGCCCTCTGCAGTGTCACTCACCTGTCGTGTAATGCtcttgacattagcaagggggATGCCCTGGTAATTGGAGCGGATGATGAACTTGAGGAGGTTGTGCCCCAGGACCTCAAACACCATGCACACGTGAGTCCCATTAACGCCGCTGATCTTGAAGTCGTCCAGCAACTGAACTGTCTTGTCACGCTTTGGATCATTTTCGTCGGACTCTCGAACCTGTCAGAGGGAAGCAGGACAGTGAGATTGATGGACTTATGGTGTCATGATAAAAAAGTCACACTGTGCCAACTAGGATTACAAATGAGGTCAACCACTGTCTACCAGTCTTTTACAAATAACACAAGGCCTACTGAATATTTTTTTGGGATGCAGATTTGATGTAAAGCCTAAAAATTTATTCTTTCCAGTTGTAATTTGCTTTTCAGTAAATATCTAATTTCACAACAAGAAATATTAAGACTGTCTGCAGCTGTGTTGTTTCTACAGTTCTAtatggaataagaaagaaataatcacaaaaacacctgatacaaaatatatataaaaatcttCTCATGTACAGTATTACATCCTAGTACATTTCCAGTCTTCAATACAATGTGGGAATAAAGACTTCACAAAgttttcaatatcattaattTGTATCATGAAACACAACAATTTGCAGCGACACTAATACTACCAAAATACTGAACTATGAAGAAACTGAAGGGATTTGATAGGCATTTACGAGACACCAGACTGCCTTACTTAACACTTACAAAAATACTGGATACCACACCATCCAGAAAAGTTTCAAGCTAAGAGTTTAATACATGAAATGTCTCAACACCCTAACAATGGCCACCAATGTGAACAACTCCAGAAAACCAGTGTGGGTCAATTACCAAGGAATGAGCCAGGACTTAATGCCACTGGTCTGAATGGCAGCCCTAATGGTGTGCTGGAGCAACTGAAGCCCAAAGCAATCAGAAAATGTCTCGGGAACCACTTACACATTTCAGTAACTTTATTTCATCAAGCGCTGTCTCCGTGTAGTGAGCGGCACTCTTCACCACCTTGAGAGCCACAAACCTCTTGGCTCTGCAACACAAAATTGTATGTTAATGTCAGTGTGGCGTCTATGGTTGGGTGGAGATGAGAGTAGGAAAGGAAGCCACACCAGGAAATGGTAGGGAGGGAACTAATGGATCAGGAAGAGGTGAATGAAGATGGGTTTTAGGTACAgaaaatgtaaacacacacacacacacacacacacacacacacacacacacacacacacacacacacacacacacaagaataattAGAAATCTGACCTACAGTGTAAATGTCAAGCAATCATAAATGGACACCctccttgaagagagagagagagagagagagagagagagagagagagagagagagagagagagagagagagagagagagagagagagagagagagagagagagagagagagagagagagagagagagagagagagagagagagagagagagagagagagagagagagagacttcaatcACTATTATTGAGGTGCTGAATACCATTAAGCAACACAGTATCACAAGGTCttggcagcagcaccaccaccaccaccaccaccaccacctctcctctagcCACACTAACTGAATTAAAGTGGGCTACGAATTAAAACTATCAAGCCTAAATAAATGTTGGTGGCACTAGTAAGAATGTTGGTGGCACTAATGCTAGGTTATCTTCACTGCATGGGGATTTGTTCACATCATTTGTGTTGAGAGGCCTTGATACCAGTGGTGTGAGTGTTGCTTGTGTCACAGCTCAGGCTAATGGAAGGAGGATTTAAAAGTGGGCCATTCATTTGTTATATTCATCCTCTTATGATCAAATGACTAAATGCTGGTgaaaagtaatctctctctctctctctctctctctctcaatgccttCTCTTGTTGTATTGTAAAAAATGTGGATAAAAACATGGATTTAATCTGTTCATTTGTTATGCTTATCCTCTTATGATCTGGTGAGTATTTACTGGCAAAAGACAATCTCTCATAATGCCTATCTTTATTTTGCTAAATATGAACAATTTCACATGCCATCTTGCCCTATACTTTTACTCAATCAGAACatataacgataaaaaaaatagtcctTCCCAATATATACCCAATTTTTCCTAATATGAGTAATTCCACACAATATgaatcaaataaaaacaagcatATTCTATAACTGACCAGGAGGAAATTAAAGTAAGCCCAAGGAACAGCAGTGGAATTTATCATAGCCATTACACTTGTCGTCTCTCAATTCAATACCAATCACAATTACCCATCAAGACTTGGCacaaatgaggaaaggagatcGTGTTGACTTATTCCCTACCCTGACTGCACGAAGACATTGTAAAGCAAGACTAGGGGGcataagtttatttatttatctatttatttatttacatgttttattttatttattctttttttgtgtgtgtggtgcagctTGGATTAGAAGGGCAGGTATGAGAGGTGGGTAGAGAGCTGGGATCTGTGCTAGTCCTGCTgtgaagtgatgatgatggtggtggtgtattggttgTGGTCATAGTTATGGAGGTGAtgagttgtagttgttgttgggaTAGTGGGCGTGAGGGTGGTGTTGCCAGTGTTGTGGTTGCTACTGTTATTgtaagaatggtggtggtggtatggtaacaagaatgatgttggtggtggtgatggtagcagtGACAATGatggcggtaatggtggtggtggtagcagtgacaatgatggcagtaatggtggtggtggtagcggtgacaatgatggtggtggtggtgaagcaacACAGTGAGGCTGAGCTGCCGTGCCCCAATAGTTGCGTGGCACATTATAAAGCATGCAGGTCCTGACGCTGCCCTTCCTTGCCAAGCTGTCTGCCACAACGTGCCactagttgagagagagagagagagagagagagagagagagagagagagagagagagagagagagagagaatgccaaaATAGTGTCATTCACCTTTACTTTCAAACAAAGACTCACAAATAGTACTGAATACGAAATAaagcatgaaggaaagggatggaatTCTTATAAAGTAAGCGAACAACTACAacagtactgatgacgaggtcgctgtgcgactgatacaggataacctagatggagggtaccctggtggccctttgttatcctattatttatgttatgttatatgttatgttactgGCAACAAATAAATAGCGAACCAAGACTAAATCCAGGACAGATCCAAATACTTTCACAGAGTTGGAGAGAATTTAGTAAACATATTTTTGTTCCACAGTAAACAAGAAAAGTCTTTATCCCGTGACAagcatttactattttatcttCACTAACTTGACGGACTAAAGTGTAGCTAAATGTACCGTAGAAATAATTTTGACATTACTATAACTATCTATATGAATGATCTCCATCCATTACTTGAACAAGATAAAAGACATTAAGAAAGGGAAACTACATCACTAGGTCAAAATGCAGCTTCTCAACGCTTCAAACTTATCATCCCttcttatgtaaaaaaaaaaaaagaaagaaagaaagaaaaagaaaaagaaaataaataaataatccacAAATTCGAAACTATGACAGGCAAGACAGAGCCACCACTCCACTACTCACTGCAGGTCCCAGCAGAGCCACACGGTGGAGAAGTGTCCCCAGCCCAGCTTGCGGATCACGTGGTACCTGTTGTAGAAGAGGTCACCGATCTTGACGGGATGGTAGCCACCTGAAACAAACATAACACTCaggttacctctctctctctctctctctctctctctctcacacacacacacacacacacacacacacacacacacacacacacacacacacacacacacacacacacacacacacacacatatttgtgTAAGTATAATATTATCTTCACTCAAGTTGTGAAGTGACGAATTACTCTTTCTTATTCAAATTGTGTATACTCAAGATTCTGGGAAATTGtcgtgatggaaggaaaaggggggagagaggagagaggagagaggagagaggagaggggagagggagtaaCGCCAGATCAAGtcaggggagggagggtaaggaCGAGGTCAGACCTGTCGGCGACACCCACTTAAACCAATGGATgctactcctctcctccctcctccctcctcgcccAGCCTCAcctacattttccttctctaataTAATCATCCTAAGTGTAGCATCCAATTCGCTCGCTATCCTGAAGTTGTGTGCCTCGCAGCGAATCCTGATTTGTGGCCCCGCCTGCACGGCCGGCAGGACTGCAAATAATGGCAGCGCGACACTTTGGGGTGAGTGAGGGCGTGGCCAATTGTtacgaggggaggggaggaatgagTCTGTTGGAATGACGATGGCAACGGCAGACCCTCGGTGGAACAGTGAAAAGAGGAATAACCATAACAGGGCCGAGGCAGTGcacaacaaaaatggttcccaGCACAGCGGTGGATGGGACGGGGACACTGAGCATTGCTGGCACACACAGTGGGGAACACGTGCCAGGAGGACAGGGGAGGAGGCACTCGTGGGGGAACAACTCCCGAGGCTGACACCAGCACTGCGTATCACCACCTACTGACGTGTCCCTGGAGAGTGTTTACCTTTGCCGTAGTCGTCGTTGACAGCCTTCTGTCGCGACACTCTGGATAATGACTTGAGGCGGCGGAGGAGGCTGGGGCGGCGGCCGTCAGGCGTGGTGCAGGGAGAACTGCTGGCCGAGACGGCGTTAGCATCCAGCACCTGCAGCAGTTCACTCTCCCAGTCATTGTCTTTATCTCGGTCTAAGGAGTGTGACTTAACCTTCTGCCCATTACAGCCCGTGTTTGTGGCGGGGCTTGATGGGGCGGAGTCTACGGGAGAGGAATGGGTGACGGTGAGGGAGGGCCACGCACCTCTCCCACCTGGCCCAAACGTCTCTgcatcaccctcctcctccacacacacttccttctgTCGTTTGAGTTTTGAGCCGCGTTTGTCGCCGCCGCTGTTCCGACACAGACTAAGCATCGATTTGAGGGATAACTGCGGCGTCTCTGGCGATGCGAGGACACTGTCCAGGCTGTACTGACGACCCGTGCCGTTCAGTCTGTGCTGCTTGAGAGTTGACGACGCGTTGTTCTTCGGAGTGCCCGCCAGCGGAGACTCTTTCCTGAGGTCATCTGTACGCAGCCGCCACAGGATGTCAAACCTTTCCGAGCACGGGTCATCACTGGAGCTGCTCTGCTTCACCAGGCGGCGGCGGCACTGCTGTCGCAAACCGTCTGGGGTGGAACTACGGCTCTGGTCGCTGGAGCTTTCCCACTCGCCCTTGTGGAGGGCTGGCACGCGCTGGCTGTCCGGCGACACACTGCGACTTTTGCTCAAGTCTGAAGAGCTGCCTTGGTGTTGCAGCATGTGCCGCTTGGGCCGCTGCTTGCTGCTGTCCTCCTGAGACGACGTAGGGGCTTTTTCTTGTGCCTGTAGGCGGGCGCGCCGCTGCTGGGTTAGAGCCTGTGCCTTCATGGAGGTGCTGATTTTCAATTCGGGAGACGGGGTGGAGGACGCCTTCactgtttttttgggggagcCTGTCACCTGAGGAGACGCAAGAGCAGCTGGGGATCTTCTGGCTGCGGCGCCGTCTCCGGTACGCACACTGGAGCATGGTCCACTCGACACGCTAGGCTTGACACTGGTGTTCCCGTCGCCCTTCACGCCCGACCCGGCGCTGGCCTTCCCGGCAGAGTGCGACGAAGGCCGGAGTTTGCCTGAAGGCGAGGCTGAGGAGCGGCGGCTGGGGCGCGTAAGGCGGGACGGCTGAGCCGGCCGCCCTCCTCTGGAGCTACTCATAATGAGGGCGGATCACTTAGTGTTCTGTTCTTCACGGTGGTACAAAGAGCttgcagggcggggcgggggcgcCGCACCTTGGACATGGTGACAAGCAGCCCTGCTGACGACCGGCTGGCACGATACTGAGCCGCGCGTCACCGCTGACCTAGTAGGGGTTCACTCTCGTCCCACATTTTTCCACATCTCTAAGTCAATTTACGAAGGTCACACAGTACCGCTCAGCGATGCAGGTTATTACCGACCTGCCCGCCCCGTTCTGCTGCATCCATGATAATGTCAGCTGAGCCATCTCCTGGACACAGCGTCCTTAGCGGCGCcacacagcaacagcagcaggcgGGGAGTCAGGGTGAGATAATCCTCCAGGTGTCACTTACCCCCGGAATACAACACACCTCACAGAGAGActatcactcaccactcacagcGTCCCACATCCTGCCCTGTCCTCCTCCACGCCTGCAGCCCATCCTGTGTCCCCGCACCACTCGCTGCGTCCCCATGACTACTACTCCTTCACTGTTATTGTCGCTGCTGTCACCATTACAGCCATCACCTGACGTGCTCAGGTGCTCGCCGGGCGGTGTAGGTTCTGTGTCCAGGTAACTGGCGGTATTTGGGATGGTCTCCTTTCAAGAATAAGCTtcatttcatgtgtgtgtgtgtgtgtgtgtgtgtgtgtgtgtgtgtgtgtgtgtgtgtgtgtgtgtgtgtgtgtgtgtgtgtgtgtgtgtgtgtgtgtgtgtgtgtgtgtgtgtgtaggcagcaCACGAAGgcgtccctctttctctccctaaccAGCTACAGGTCCCTCTCATCAGGGTCTTCTTTAACctgcttaacacacacacacacacacacacacacacacacacacacacacacactctctctctctctctctctctctcaggataggACTGTCAAAGCCAAAACAAGCCTCGCTATCATATCAAAATAGAGGCCTCCTTTTCCGGgcgacctccctccctccctccctccttccctcaccaccatcgCAAACATGTCCTCGCCCACACGTGTCCTAAAGATATACACAGTCGTTTCCGTTTCATTCGATTTCGCACGTTTAAAGTAGGAATATAAAGCACAAAAGTCTCGACATTTTGCTGCGATGgtactttttcccctttccttatataaaaaaaaaaaaaaaagaaagaaaagaaaaagaaaaaaaaaaaacgttcctaGTGATGCTTTTGATACCGAGATGGGAGAGATTAGCGGAAATACACATGTGGCTCGCACCGCCATGTCGATCCACAGATAAACCTATATGGACTTGTTTTTCATCTGATTATGGCGGAGACAAGATCTTATCTTAATGGTCATCCCTTAGAAGTCTTTCAGAACACAGGTGGCCACAGGGACACACCAGTAAGCGGCAGTATTTGGTGTGGACGGAAGCCTACACTGAATCTATAATAACATGTAAAATCTGAATTTTCTACACTAAAGGACAGCACAATAAGGCCACGTTGTTTGTCATTTTCTATTCGTCCATCAGCGGAATGTTTGAACCCAATATAGCCTTGTTCTGGGCCAAGCGACATTAAGCCTGCGTGTTGTGTTGGTGGCGCTCTCAGATTAGCGTGGTGGGGATCATGCGGTGCTGCATATGTGGGTCGCGGTGGTGTGGGTGGCGTGGGGCGGTGAGGATTGaagagataaagggaagagaagaaaagaaaaacagaaaagagagaccAATATGGCTTCTGGTTTAACAATACCTCaagggatgaagagagggaaggagaagaggtgaggggaggttaaCCTCTACCTCCCTTTTCATCCTGAGCCCCTCCCCCTAACAGAGGTAGGGGTTGCCGGGGATACGCTGGCAAGGCAAACGtccccacacacaaacaaatgcgATAAACAGTAACAGTAAGAGTATTAATAGCTGAACAGTATAACACGTCGCGGGGCGGGAAGCAAGCAGTGTCGAACCGAGGGCGTAACGGAGCCGCGAGGCCGTCGAGCCGCGCCACACCACGCCGCGGGGCAACACGACCTGTAAGACAAGTAGGC encodes the following:
- the LOC123510257 gene encoding SRSF protein kinase 2-like isoform X4 — translated: MRKLPLRCSPTPHNVPGVSPPPAPTPPPTAGLSPTPTPPTTPARRLVASRSLGSTSSPPLTPPVSQYSIPPCLPSHQHHAQLPPTPGPPSHRSLPALHAHHVQNDGQSHHSSHPILHGPHPPPPDTHPHHSSHPALLSQSPHSSPPANRPPGHFSHAAALSGHQHPRQLPGLPRHHTIGGVGSGRILPPAPHHEACGAGIVSSTSPVPASPNPQVNSTLVSSLAARPAHVLHSANYKYSLDVPRVNLREARSNTYPPPGTDGSSASQSSSTTSGATSGPGSSGSQNSPSDLYPPPSPRLSPGGAVLGLTGRMSPQVPPTSPAALVPPHSPGPRSSLSSSVSSSCATSPVPRHSPVPRSPVHPPVAFTQSARSSPSPAHASPSHIHASPISRASPLPARGSPTPTVHAGISPVRRKSTISDPGSPLLRRTTRPPLQRSHATAGSVRKTDNRDRELEEEEREELLGSDDEEQEDPFDYCKGGYHPVKIGDLFYNRYHVIRKLGWGHFSTVWLCWDLQAKRFVALKVVKSAAHYTETALDEIKLLKCVRESDENDPKRDKTVQLLDDFKISGVNGTHVCMVFEVLGHNLLKFIIRSNYQGIPLANVKSITRQVLEALDYLHTKCQIIHTDIKPENILVCVDEAYIRKLAYEATQWQKMGLKLPGSLVSTAPKHYSQPDPNTKMSKNKKKKLKKKQKAKQALLETQMRELEEMEEKEARQALEACDITTTNTTVLSNDSSLEEPSIEIQTNGQQQQQQQQQQQQQLQQQPQQQQQQQQQQQQQQQKQMQRQQQQQQQQQLEKQKSLEEVPSKAQQEQQPLLLQEGEAKLSQSHPQLHPPPLDQPCLITPTLTLEEEAQQKLEHRKSLAEMCEGDVRPGGAVGLTLDPLMNGHDCPRPVLGRSESEITPDMRLPPEDEGDTKALKHPVFFSDGEEIGTNFTNFNSGNSGGGSGNIGSGGSSGGMRRVASCPDHKSIDHVPDPVHEVCDMKVKIADLGNACWVDHHFTEDIQTRQYRCLEVLLGAGYGAPADIWSTACMAFELATGDYLFEPHSGTDYTRDEDHLAHIIELLGKIPRHIAHSGKYSKEFFDKKGDLKHITKLRPWGMFEVLTEKYEWPEEEARAFSDFLTPMLAFDASERATAGESLKHPWLNS
- the LOC123510257 gene encoding SRSF protein kinase 2-like isoform X8, coding for MSSSRGGRPAQPSRLTRPSRRSSASPSGKLRPSSHSAGKASAGSGVKGDGNTSVKPSVSSGPCSSVRTGDGAAARRSPAALASPQVTGSPKKTVKASSTPSPELKISTSMKAQALTQQRRARLQAQEKAPTSSQEDSSKQRPKRHMLQHQGSSSDLSKSRSVSPDSQRVPALHKGEWESSSDQSRSSTPDGLRQQCRRRLVKQSSSSDDPCSERFDILWRLRTDDLRKESPLAGTPKNNASSTLKQHRLNGTGRQYSLDSVLASPETPQLSLKSMLSLCRNSGGDKRGSKLKRQKEVCVEEEGDAETFGPGGRGAWPSLTVTHSSPVDSAPSSPATNTGCNGQKVKSHSLDRDKDNDWESELLQVLDANAVSASSSPCTTPDGRRPSLLRRLKSLSRVSRQKAVNDDYGKGGYHPVKIGDLFYNRYHVIRKLGWGHFSTVWLCWDLQAKRFVALKVVKSAAHYTETALDEIKLLKCVRESDENDPKRDKTVQLLDDFKISGVNGTHVCMVFEVLGHNLLKFIIRSNYQGIPLANVKSITRQVLEALDYLHTKCQIIHTDIKPENILVCVDEAYIRKLAYEATQWQKMGLKLPGSLVSTAPKHYSQPDPNTKMSKNKKKKLKKKQKAKQALLETQMRELEEMEEKEARQALEACDITTTNTTVLSNDSSLEEPSIEIQTNGQQQQQQQQQQQQQLQQQPQQQQQQQQQQQQQQQKQMQRQQQQQQQQQLEKQKSLEEVPSKAQQEQQPLLLQEGEAKLSQSHPQLHPPPLDQPCLITPTLTLEEEAQQKLEHRKSLAEMCEGDVRPGGAVGLTLDPLMNGHDCPRPVLGRSESEITPDMRLPPEDEEPLHPPALKSSDTKALKHPVFFSDGEEIGTNFTNFNSGNSGGGSGNIGSGGSSGGMRRVASCPDHKSIDHVPDPVHEVCDMKVKIADLGNACWVDHHFTEDIQTRQYRCLEVLLGAGYGAPADIWSTACMAFELATGDYLFEPHSGTDYTRDEDHLAHIIELLGKIPRHIAHSGKYSKEFFDKKGDLKHITKLRPWGMFEVLTEKYEWPEEEARAFSDFLTPMLAFDASERATAGESLKHPWLNS
- the LOC123510257 gene encoding SRSF protein kinase 2-like isoform X5 — its product is MRKLPLRCSPTPHNVPGVSPPPAPTPPPTAGLSPTPTPPTTPARRLVASRSLGSTSSPPLTPPVSQYSIPPCLPSHQHHAQLPPTPGPPSHRSLPALHAHHVQNDGQSHHSSHPILHGPHPPPPDTHPHHSSHPALLSQSPHSSPPANRPPGHFSHAAALSGHQHPRQLPGLPRHHTIGGVGSGRILPPAPHHEACGAGIVSSTSPVPASPNPQVNSTLVSSLAARPAHVLHSANYKYSLDVPRVNLREARSNTYPPPGTDGSSASQSSSTTSGATSGPGSSGSQNSPSDLYPPPSPRLSPGGAVLGLTGRMSPQVPPTSPAALVPPHSPGPRSSLSSSVSSSCATSPVPRHSPVPRSPVHPPVAFTQSARSSPSPAHASPSHIHASPISRASPLPARGSPTPTVHAGISPVRRKSTISDPGSPLLRRTTRPPLQRSHATAGSVRKTDNRDRELEEEEREELLGSDDEEQEDPFDYCKGGYHPVKIGDLFYNRYHVIRKLGWGHFSTVWLCWDLQAKRFVALKVVKSAAHYTETALDEIKLLKCVRESDENDPKRDKTVQLLDDFKISGVNGTHVCMVFEVLGHNLLKFIIRSNYQGIPLANVKSITRQVLEALDYLHTKCQIIHTDIKPENILVCVDEAYIRKLAYEATQWQKMGLKLPGSLVSTAPKHYSQPDPNTKMSKNKKKKLKKKQKAKQALLETQMRELEEMEEKEARQALEACDITTTNTTVLSNDSSLEEPSIEIQTNGQQQQQQQQQQQQQLQQQPQQQQQQQQQQQQQQQKQMQRQQQQQQQQQLEKQKSLEEVPSKAQQEQQPLLLQEGEAKLSQSHPQLHPPPLDQPCLITPTLTLEEEAQQKLEHRKSLAEMCEGDVRPGGAVGLTLDPLMNGHDCPRPVLGRSESEITPDMRLPPEDEEPLHPPALKSNGEEIGTNFTNFNSGNSGGGSGNIGSGGSSGGMRRVASCPDHKSIDHVPDPVHEVCDMKVKIADLGNACWVDHHFTEDIQTRQYRCLEVLLGAGYGAPADIWSTACMAFELATGDYLFEPHSGTDYTRDEDHLAHIIELLGKIPRHIAHSGKYSKEFFDKKGDLKHITKLRPWGMFEVLTEKYEWPEEEARAFSDFLTPMLAFDASERATAGESLKHPWLNS